GTCCCGGACGTCATCCTGCTGGACCTGCGGATGCCCGAGATGGACGGACGGGCGTTCCGCCGCGAGCTCGCGGGCGACGAGCGCCTCGCGGAGATCCCGCTCGTGATCGTCTCCGGGTCGCGGGAGGTGGAGGGTGAGGCTCGTTCGCTCGGCGCCGCGGCGGTGCTCCCGAAGCCGTTCGGGATTCAGAAGCTTCTCGAGTCGATCAAGACCGCCACGGAGCATTAGGACCGGCCGGCGCGGGCGAATGCATCGAGCCGACGGGCGCGTGCCGCCCGCGAGACCCTGCGACATACGCCCCGGTATGCCTCGGGATCTCGCGGGCGACCCGCATCCCGTCGGGCTCGCGCCTCGCCGCGCTTCGTCGGCGCTCCTGACTTCCGCGTAATACACGATTATTCGTCGGAATGACGAGGCTACCGTGACGGGGCGTACGGCGCCTCCGAAAGTACGTGGAGGCGCGGCCAGACGTGCCGGAAGGCGGGTTCGGTGGGACCGGCCGGCGGGCGCGGCGTACCGGGGCGTACGTTAAGCCCGCCGGCGGTCCCGCCGGACCCGTATAACGGCGCGTATGGTCCGCGCCTGCTCTCCTACCAGGCGTGTTCCGGGACGATGAGCACGGCCACCCCGCTCGCCGCCATCACCTTCAGCGTCACGTCGTCCCGGGCGGGGGCGGCGCGGAGACGCGGGCCCGGAGCGCCCATCGCGATCATTTCCGCGCCGCACCGCGCTCTCTCGGCGAGGATTCCTTCCGCCGCGGAGTCGGCCGTGCGGAGCGCGAGCTCGCACGGGACGTCCATCGCGCGGAGCGCCGCCAGGCCGCGCTCGAGATGCGCGCGCACGAAGTCCGGCTCTCCCTCGCCGAGCTGGGCGTGGAACAGCGTCACGGCGGCGCCGAGGTTCCTCGCCAGCCAGCCGGCCATCCGGACGACCGTTTTTCCGGGCTCGCCGACGGCCGTGCAGACCAGGATGCGGCGGGGCGAGGGCCACGCACCCGGCACGATCAGCATCGGGGTCGCCGATCGTTCGACGATCCGGAGAAGGGGCGCGCGGGACCGGGCGGCCAGTCCTCCCGCCTCCCGTCCTCCGTCGAGCACGAGCACGTCGTAGACCGACTCGCTCTGCTCGGCGAGGACCTGCGGGACGAGGCGGCCCGCCCGAACTCTCGCGTCGGCGAGCGGCGCGCCGAGCGCGCGGGCGCGTTCGCGGAGCGCGGGGCCGAGTCCCTCGACCCGTTCGGCGTCCTCGGTGACCGCGAGCGCGGTCATCGTGCCGTCGAGCGCGGAGGCGAGCCGCGCCGCCGCGCCGAGGGCGGCGGCGTCGCCTTCGCCGCGATCGACCGCGAGCACCCGCGGGGCCGGACGGTCGAGGATCTTCCACGCGCGGAGACTCACCCAGACGTCGGCGGGAAGCGGACGATCGGGCGCGACGAGGGTCTCGAGCAGGAGGTGCTCCTCGCCGAACACCGGAACCGGGGAGACCTGGCGGATCCGCGGAGCGCGCGGAACCCGGACGCGCACCCGGCGCTGCGCTCCGGCGAAGCTCTCGTCGACGATCGATCCGCGGCCGAACACGGGAACCCCCGGCCCGGGTTCGCTCTCCGTCAGGACGACGTGCTCCGGGCGGCACAGCAGAAGGACCCGGGAACCGCTCTCGTGGGGCACGTCGGGGGGGATCGGCAGCGAGAAAGCCCCGAAGTTCGCGACCCCTTCGTCGGCGCGTCCGACGACGACGGTCCCGGCGCCGAGAAAGGTCGCGACGAAGAGGGTCCGGGGGCGCTCGTAGAGG
This window of the Thermoanaerobaculia bacterium genome carries:
- a CDS encoding response regulator, producing MDGKRILAIDDDADFREGLTDVLDELGYRVRTASNGKEALETLRREPVPDVILLDLRMPEMDGRAFRRELAGDERLAEIPLVIVSGSREVEGEARSLGAAAVLPKPFGIQKLLESIKTATEH
- a CDS encoding universal stress protein gives rise to the protein LYERPRTLFVATFLGAGTVVVGRADEGVANFGAFSLPIPPDVPHESGSRVLLLCRPEHVVLTESEPGPGVPVFGRGSIVDESFAGAQRRVRVRVPRAPRIRQVSPVPVFGEEHLLLETLVAPDRPLPADVWVSLRAWKILDRPAPRVLAVDRGEGDAAALGAAARLASALDGTMTALAVTEDAERVEGLGPALRERARALGAPLADARVRAGRLVPQVLAEQSESVYDVLVLDGGREAGGLAARSRAPLLRIVERSATPMLIVPGAWPSPRRILVCTAVGEPGKTVVRMAGWLARNLGAAVTLFHAQLGEGEPDFVRAHLERGLAALRAMDVPCELALRTADSAAEGILAERARCGAEMIAMGAPGPRLRAAPARDDVTLKVMAASGVAVLIVPEHAW